In a genomic window of Melopsittacus undulatus isolate bMelUnd1 chromosome 1, bMelUnd1.mat.Z, whole genome shotgun sequence:
- the TGS1 gene encoding trimethylguanosine synthase isoform X1: protein MVQDPRGRLVAELLLRAGPACSILCLCSRAFVEDRKLYKLGLKGFYVKDDNDSTGDEQPSEENRCPNLSTLKVDTNHALDLEQVELDSEAELMKSMGLPLQFGGQSAHRDIVVTERYRKRSNMKIMKKKKKKKEVQQKHEDKMGQECQNQVCDDHIQSISHELALATEQCEKSNKPQVVSEGNCESSESLANETLPSELKEKWEKYWSEYGEGLLWQSWLEKHQEISSSDTTTASEPWNSPDTKEEWERHYSELYWYYWEQFQYWTSQGWTTESLHGDSMEADGVTQEMVMDLVSPGTEHSEVLSLELSTSNTRNEETLPSSAEPHSEIISGICNLNLNLEEVEQCSTASHQGPQEHNSSDSESQEEPCDGGTRKRSASCGNESIKQSGLQGSCSSNSNDKEQLLPCDQDEDEDEEPPECRPVKVKRSHELDVDENPAEDPEKTCSALGFKCGTGQKYGGIPDFTHRSVQYLEKKAKLKSKFLDMRKPKKSKNTHIFFTEESEISCKRSKTLKKVEMFLKQVNKPEAETTSQAASTQGKAEALSVSSDSEDQEGSTAAQTVMLGTENQKPPSSSMSPTEPERGYLEEEAQKVAASASSGQGAGRQEGRQLISLDIPDYLCEKTEDVSQDVDEKNTTKKKEKKRRRRNKIAVGAMPAEIAADPELIKYWAQRYRLFSQFDEGIKLDREGWFSVTPEKIAEHIAVRVTQSFNCDIIVDAFCGVGGNAIQFALTSKRVIAIDIDPEKLNLARNNAEVYGVADQIEFVCGDFMVLAADLKADVVFLSPPWGGPDYATAEIFDIKTMICPDGFEIFRLSKKITNNIVYFLPRNADIDQVASLAGPGGKVEIEQNFLNNKLKAITAYFGDLIRHDIS from the exons ATGGTGCAGGACCCGCGCGGGCGGCTGGTGGCGGAGCTGTTGCTGCGGGCCGGTCCCgcctgcagcatcctctgcctgtGCTCCCGCGCCTTCGTCGA AGATCGAAAATTGTATAAACTGGGATTAAAAGGATTTTATGTCAAAGATGACAATGATAGTACAG GAGATGAACAACCATCTGAGGAGAACCGTTGTCCCAATCTATCCACATTGAAGGTGGATACTAATCATGCTCTGGACCTGGAACAAGTTGAACTAGACTCAGAGGCTGAGCTTATGAAGAGCATGGGATTGCCTCTTCAGTTTGGTGGGCAGTCAGCCCACAGAGACATTGTG GTAACAGAAAGATATAGAAAGAGAAGTAACATGAAgattatgaaaaagaaaaagaagaaaaaagaggtaCAGCAAAAACATGAGGATAAAATGGGACAGGAATGCCAGAATCAAGTTTGTGATGATCATATCCAGTCCATTTCTCATGAGCTGGCCCTAGCTACAGAGCAGTGCGAGAAAAGCAACAAACCTCAGGTTGTAAGCGAAGGGAACTGTGAAAGTTCAGAAAGTCTTGCAAATGAGACTTTACCCagtgaacttaaagaaaaatgggAGAAGTACTGGAGCGAGTATGGAGAGGGCCTTCTTTGGCAAAGTTGGTTGGAGAAGCATCAAGAGATCTCATCATCTGACACCACCACAGCCTCTGAGCCTTGGAATAGTCCAGATACAAAGGAAGAATGGGAGCGGCATTATAGCGAACTGTACTGGTATTACTGGGAACAGTTTCAGTACTGGACAAGTCAAGGATGGACTACTGAGAGCTTACATGGAGACAGCATGGAAGCTGATGGGGTTACCCAGGAGATGGTAATGGACTTGGTTAGCCCAGGGACTGAACACAGTGAAGTGCTGAGCTTGGAGCTTTCTACCTCTAACACCAGAAATGAGGAAACACTCCCTTCAAGTGCTGAGCCCCACAGTGAAATAATCTCTGGGATTTGTAATTTAAACCTGAATTTGGAGGAAGTGGAGCAGTGTAGCACAGCTTCCCACCAAGGTCCTCAAGAGCATAATTCATCTGACAGTGAAAGCCAGGAAGAGCCCTGTGATGGAGGAACCAGGAAAAGGAGTGCATCTTGTGGAAATGAAAGTATTAAGCAATCAG GTTTGCAGGGGTCATGTAGTTCAAACTCTAACGACAAAGAACAGTTGCTGCCTTGTGACCAAGATGAAGACGAGGATGAAGAGCCTCCTGAATGCAGACCTGTCAAAGTCAAGAGAAG CCATGAACTGGATGTGGATGAGAACCCAGCGGAAGATCCTGAGAAAACCTGTTCTGCTTTGGGTTTTAAGTGCGGCACAGGACAAAA gtatGGTGGAATTCCAGATTTCACCCACCGAAGTGTGCAGTACttggagaaaaaagcaaaactcaaGTCCAAATTCTTGGATATGCGTAAaccaaagaagagcaaaaacaCACACATCTTCTTTACAGAGGAATCTGAAATATCTTGCAAAAGAAGTAAAACTTTGAAGAAG GTGGAAATGTTCCTAAAGCAGGTTAATAAACCTGAAGCAGAAACCACATCCCAGGCAGCTTCAACTCAGGGCAAAGCAGAGGCACTGTCCGTGAGCAGCGACTCAGAGGATCAGGAAGGCTCTACTGCTGCACAGACTGTGATGCTGGGCACTGAAAACCAAAAGCCACCATCTTCCAGTATGTCCCCCACGGAACCTGAAAGGGGTTACCTTGAGGAGGAAGCACAGAAGGTGGCAGCAAGCGCCTCCAGTGGCCAGGGTGCGGGGAGGCAGGAGGGGCGGCAGCTAATTTCTCTGGATATTCCCGATTATCTCTGCGAAAAGACAGAGGATGTCAGCCAAG ATGtagatgaaaaaaataccacaaagaagaaggagaaaaaaaggagaagaaggaacaaaatagCAGTGGGAGCTATGCCTGCCGAGATTGCTGCTGATCCGGAGCTTATCAAGTACTGGGCACAACGCTACCGGCTGTTCTCTCAGTTTGATGAGGGAATTAAACTGGACAGAG aGGGCTGGTTTTCTGTTACTCCTGAGAAAATAGCTGAGCATATCGCTGTCCGGGTTACTCAGTCATTTAACTGTGATATCATAGTGGATGCATTCTGTGGGGTTGGAGGAAATGCTATTCAGTTTGCATTGACCTCAAAAAGAG TGATTGCTATTGATATTGATCCTGAGAAGCTCAATCTTGCGCGCAACAATGCTGAGGTATATGGCGTGGCGGATCAGATAGAATTTGTGTGTGGAGACTTCATGGTGCTGGCTGCTGACCTGAAAGCAGATGTTGTGTTCCTCAGCCCACCCTGGGGAGGACCTGACTACGCCACAGCTGAAATCTTCGATATCAAGACCATGATTTGCCCAGATGG ATTTGAAATTTTCAGGCTCTCCAAGAAGATCACCAACAATATTGTGTACTTTCTACCTCGGAATGCTGATATTGACCAG gtgGCTTCCTTAGCAGGACCAGGAGGCAAAGTTGAAATAGAGCAAAATTTTCTCAATAACAAACTGAAGGCAATAACAGCTTATTTTGGTGATCTGATAAGGCATGACATCTCGTGA
- the TGS1 gene encoding trimethylguanosine synthase isoform X2, with translation MLLAGVSRDRKLYKLGLKGFYVKDDNDSTGDEQPSEENRCPNLSTLKVDTNHALDLEQVELDSEAELMKSMGLPLQFGGQSAHRDIVVTERYRKRSNMKIMKKKKKKKEVQQKHEDKMGQECQNQVCDDHIQSISHELALATEQCEKSNKPQVVSEGNCESSESLANETLPSELKEKWEKYWSEYGEGLLWQSWLEKHQEISSSDTTTASEPWNSPDTKEEWERHYSELYWYYWEQFQYWTSQGWTTESLHGDSMEADGVTQEMVMDLVSPGTEHSEVLSLELSTSNTRNEETLPSSAEPHSEIISGICNLNLNLEEVEQCSTASHQGPQEHNSSDSESQEEPCDGGTRKRSASCGNESIKQSGLQGSCSSNSNDKEQLLPCDQDEDEDEEPPECRPVKVKRSHELDVDENPAEDPEKTCSALGFKCGTGQKYGGIPDFTHRSVQYLEKKAKLKSKFLDMRKPKKSKNTHIFFTEESEISCKRSKTLKKVEMFLKQVNKPEAETTSQAASTQGKAEALSVSSDSEDQEGSTAAQTVMLGTENQKPPSSSMSPTEPERGYLEEEAQKVAASASSGQGAGRQEGRQLISLDIPDYLCEKTEDVSQDVDEKNTTKKKEKKRRRRNKIAVGAMPAEIAADPELIKYWAQRYRLFSQFDEGIKLDREGWFSVTPEKIAEHIAVRVTQSFNCDIIVDAFCGVGGNAIQFALTSKRVIAIDIDPEKLNLARNNAEVYGVADQIEFVCGDFMVLAADLKADVVFLSPPWGGPDYATAEIFDIKTMICPDGFEIFRLSKKITNNIVYFLPRNADIDQVASLAGPGGKVEIEQNFLNNKLKAITAYFGDLIRHDIS, from the exons ATGCTGCTCGCAGGCGTCAGTCG AGATCGAAAATTGTATAAACTGGGATTAAAAGGATTTTATGTCAAAGATGACAATGATAGTACAG GAGATGAACAACCATCTGAGGAGAACCGTTGTCCCAATCTATCCACATTGAAGGTGGATACTAATCATGCTCTGGACCTGGAACAAGTTGAACTAGACTCAGAGGCTGAGCTTATGAAGAGCATGGGATTGCCTCTTCAGTTTGGTGGGCAGTCAGCCCACAGAGACATTGTG GTAACAGAAAGATATAGAAAGAGAAGTAACATGAAgattatgaaaaagaaaaagaagaaaaaagaggtaCAGCAAAAACATGAGGATAAAATGGGACAGGAATGCCAGAATCAAGTTTGTGATGATCATATCCAGTCCATTTCTCATGAGCTGGCCCTAGCTACAGAGCAGTGCGAGAAAAGCAACAAACCTCAGGTTGTAAGCGAAGGGAACTGTGAAAGTTCAGAAAGTCTTGCAAATGAGACTTTACCCagtgaacttaaagaaaaatgggAGAAGTACTGGAGCGAGTATGGAGAGGGCCTTCTTTGGCAAAGTTGGTTGGAGAAGCATCAAGAGATCTCATCATCTGACACCACCACAGCCTCTGAGCCTTGGAATAGTCCAGATACAAAGGAAGAATGGGAGCGGCATTATAGCGAACTGTACTGGTATTACTGGGAACAGTTTCAGTACTGGACAAGTCAAGGATGGACTACTGAGAGCTTACATGGAGACAGCATGGAAGCTGATGGGGTTACCCAGGAGATGGTAATGGACTTGGTTAGCCCAGGGACTGAACACAGTGAAGTGCTGAGCTTGGAGCTTTCTACCTCTAACACCAGAAATGAGGAAACACTCCCTTCAAGTGCTGAGCCCCACAGTGAAATAATCTCTGGGATTTGTAATTTAAACCTGAATTTGGAGGAAGTGGAGCAGTGTAGCACAGCTTCCCACCAAGGTCCTCAAGAGCATAATTCATCTGACAGTGAAAGCCAGGAAGAGCCCTGTGATGGAGGAACCAGGAAAAGGAGTGCATCTTGTGGAAATGAAAGTATTAAGCAATCAG GTTTGCAGGGGTCATGTAGTTCAAACTCTAACGACAAAGAACAGTTGCTGCCTTGTGACCAAGATGAAGACGAGGATGAAGAGCCTCCTGAATGCAGACCTGTCAAAGTCAAGAGAAG CCATGAACTGGATGTGGATGAGAACCCAGCGGAAGATCCTGAGAAAACCTGTTCTGCTTTGGGTTTTAAGTGCGGCACAGGACAAAA gtatGGTGGAATTCCAGATTTCACCCACCGAAGTGTGCAGTACttggagaaaaaagcaaaactcaaGTCCAAATTCTTGGATATGCGTAAaccaaagaagagcaaaaacaCACACATCTTCTTTACAGAGGAATCTGAAATATCTTGCAAAAGAAGTAAAACTTTGAAGAAG GTGGAAATGTTCCTAAAGCAGGTTAATAAACCTGAAGCAGAAACCACATCCCAGGCAGCTTCAACTCAGGGCAAAGCAGAGGCACTGTCCGTGAGCAGCGACTCAGAGGATCAGGAAGGCTCTACTGCTGCACAGACTGTGATGCTGGGCACTGAAAACCAAAAGCCACCATCTTCCAGTATGTCCCCCACGGAACCTGAAAGGGGTTACCTTGAGGAGGAAGCACAGAAGGTGGCAGCAAGCGCCTCCAGTGGCCAGGGTGCGGGGAGGCAGGAGGGGCGGCAGCTAATTTCTCTGGATATTCCCGATTATCTCTGCGAAAAGACAGAGGATGTCAGCCAAG ATGtagatgaaaaaaataccacaaagaagaaggagaaaaaaaggagaagaaggaacaaaatagCAGTGGGAGCTATGCCTGCCGAGATTGCTGCTGATCCGGAGCTTATCAAGTACTGGGCACAACGCTACCGGCTGTTCTCTCAGTTTGATGAGGGAATTAAACTGGACAGAG aGGGCTGGTTTTCTGTTACTCCTGAGAAAATAGCTGAGCATATCGCTGTCCGGGTTACTCAGTCATTTAACTGTGATATCATAGTGGATGCATTCTGTGGGGTTGGAGGAAATGCTATTCAGTTTGCATTGACCTCAAAAAGAG TGATTGCTATTGATATTGATCCTGAGAAGCTCAATCTTGCGCGCAACAATGCTGAGGTATATGGCGTGGCGGATCAGATAGAATTTGTGTGTGGAGACTTCATGGTGCTGGCTGCTGACCTGAAAGCAGATGTTGTGTTCCTCAGCCCACCCTGGGGAGGACCTGACTACGCCACAGCTGAAATCTTCGATATCAAGACCATGATTTGCCCAGATGG ATTTGAAATTTTCAGGCTCTCCAAGAAGATCACCAACAATATTGTGTACTTTCTACCTCGGAATGCTGATATTGACCAG gtgGCTTCCTTAGCAGGACCAGGAGGCAAAGTTGAAATAGAGCAAAATTTTCTCAATAACAAACTGAAGGCAATAACAGCTTATTTTGGTGATCTGATAAGGCATGACATCTCGTGA